The region AAGAGAGGACTCATGGGCGGCCTGCTGGCGGATCAACGTGAGCAATTGGGTAACGGGTGGTAAGTGGAGGCGATCGCGGGTGGTAATGGCCAATACTTGACGCGGGGGCGGTGGCGTCACCAGATCGCGGATCGCTAGGGTAGGATCGTGGCAGGCCTGTTTCAGTGCTGAGTGGGGCAGTAAGGCCACCATTTCACTTTCGCGAATGACGGCGATAAAGGCATCTGGGGTGTTGAGTTCAAGAGCAGGTTGCCAAGATAAGCCTCGACGGCTAAATTCTTCAGCTACCAAGCGGCGCATGCCATAGCCATCCTTAAACACCACATGGGGAAAGCGAGCTAGTTCTTCCCATGTCAACCTCTCATTAACAGCGAGGGGATGTTCAGCGGCCATCAGCACTTGCACCGGTTCAGTGTACAGCGGTTCAATCACCCATTCCGGCTGTTTTAGGAAATGGCGATCGCCCATGACAATTGCTAGATCGACTAAGCCATCCTGCAACACTTTGAGGGCGCGATCGCTCCCTAGGGCAGTCAGCCGCAACTGCATCTGGGGAAAAGCCTGACGAAACCTGGGCAACAGTGTAGGCAAAAAGTAGCGGCAGATGGAGTGAATCGCAGCAATGCAGAGTTCTTGCTGCTGGCCATTTCCCATGGCTTTGAGTTCAGCACTAGCGGCCTGCCACTCCTGACAAATGCGATGGGCACGGCGAAAAAACAAGTCCCCGGCCACAGTTAACTTGGCACGATTCGAGCGATGGAGCAGTTGAATTCCCAAACTGTTTTCTAGGGCTTGGATTTGCCGAGTAATTGTGGGTTGTGTCACGCCACACCGTCGCGCTGCTGCTTGGAAACTCCCTGTCTCAACAACAGCCAAAAAAGATTGCAACTGATCAAGTCGCATAATGCCTGCTGTGTTCTTCCTCTACGTCTAGGTTTGTTGATATTATGTTTATCGATAGAATTATCGCCTTGTTACCTTCAATCTATGCAACTTTCCCATGGTAAAGTGTGTTGATTGATACAGTTTCTTGAAAATTTCCCACAGTATACCTTCGTGATTCCAGCATTGATCCAATGGTTAAACATCCTTACCAAAGATACAAAAATCCAGTTTATTTTTTCTATAGGCTGAGGAAGGTTCCTTTGGGAATGTGGTATAGCTATTTCGAAAGGGAGTGACATATTGGAGAGAGACGTAAATTACACTTGAAGCGTCCTGAATATCCTTTAAAGAACACGATCTATAGCCTGAACTATAGCGACGCCCATCGTTGCTCAAGAGCGTAAATTCTGCATCGGGCTAAACCTTTTTATTGGTTTTAACTCGACTGCTGTAGACATAGATTCCCTCCTTCCAATTTTCTGAGTGGATTGAGCATAATCAACGGAGTGGATGATCGCCACCCTAGGCACAGAAGTCACCTTGCTTCCTAAAACGGACTGTCACAGTGGTGCTCACGGCAATACACCCAGCTGGCTGGTTCATCTAGGTAGTATTCCTTTTTCCAAATGGGCAGGCGGTGTTTGATTTCATCAATGATGTAGGCCGCACCAGCAAAGGCTTGTTTGCGATGAGGTGCCGTTACCCCTACCCAGACAGCAATCTCGCCAAGAGTGAGTCTTCCATAGCGATGGCTGGCGATCGCCCCCAGCAAGTCAAATTTCTCAATGGCTTCTGCCACAATCTGCTCCCCTTCTTTGAGAGCCAAGGCGGGATAGACCTCATATTCTAGGGCAGTGACGATCTTGCCGTGATTATGATTGCGTACCCAGCCCTCAAAGCTAACAAAGGCGCCGGCACTGAAGCTGGCAAGGGGCTGGCACAACTGGGCTGGCTCTAGGGGAGTATGAGTGAGAGAAAACTGTTTAATCAGCATCGGTTAGTTAACCCCCAGCAACAGGGGGAATAAAGACGACCTCATCTCCAGCTCGTAGGGGTTGATCCAGGGCCACAAACCTATCATTAGCCGCAACCTTAATCTGAGCCAGATCAAGGGTAAACCCGTACTGGATCTTGAGTTCTTGGTATAGCTCACCATAAGTTTGGGCAGTGGTGACCCGCTCCTCCTGTTCCCGTTCACTTTGCTCCCGCAGCTGGGCAAAGTAGCGCAAGTAAATTGTTTTAGGTGTTTTAGGGGCGTCGGACATGGTGTAGAGCTTCATGATACTCCTCAGGGGTGTTGATGTTGGCAGTAATGGTCGGCTGAGGTGGGGCAATTCGCTGGCAGGGCGATCGCTGGAGAATTTTCACGGGGCAGTAGATCCCCTCTGCATAGGCTGCCTCAAACACCGGCAGAGCTTGGGGGGTATAAATCGCACACAGGGGCTCTGGGAAGCCCTCTTGGGGATGGTGATAGCAAGTGGCCACCACATCTTCGCGGTAGTGGTGCAGTAGGGGCGCAAGAGTTTCTGTGGTCAGATAAGGTAAATCACAAGCCACTACCAGCCAGTTCACTTGGGGATAGGCTCGCAGGGCGGTTAAGATGCCCGCAATGGGTCCAATCTGGGGAAGGATATCGGGGAGTGTTGGCAAATCGGCCAGGGGAGTCCCCTGCCATTGGTTGGGTTGTGCGGAGAGAAAGACCTGTTCGCAGGACTGAGCCAACAAATTGTAGAGATACTGGGCATGGGGTTCACCGTAGTAGTCTAGCAGGGCTTTGGCCTGACCCATGCGCTGACTTTGGCCGCCGGTGAGTACAAGGCCGTAGAGGGGATATTGGCCGAGGGTTTTCTTGCCACCACTTTTTGCCAGTAGGCGCACCTCGCGAATCACAATGTGGGGGCTAAGGGCTTTGGCCATGTCGTAGATCGTGAGGGCTGCGATCGCTACCCCATGCAGGCTTTCCATTTCCACCCCGGTGCGATCGCAGGTTTTGACTTCACAGCGCAGGCGAATTCGTAGGCCACTCTCTTGGGACTCAATGTCGGTTTCAAAGCGACAACTGGTAATGGGCAAGGGATGACAAAAGGGAATCACCTCGGCGGTACGTTTCACCGCCATTGTGCCAGCAATAATCGCCGTTTGCACCACCGGCCCTTTTTTGAGAAAGAGGTCCCCCCCTTGCACATAGGCCTGAAAGACTGGCGGCAATTCAATGAGAGCTTCTGCCACCGCTCGGCGATCGCTCACGGCCTTCTCGCTAATATCAACCATCTGGGGTTGTTGATTCTCATTGATGTGGGAGAGCATCCTCCTAGCCTCCAATCTGGTGCATCGCATGGTGAACCTCTGCTCCGCGCAGGCTGGGTTTCATGCCCAAGACTTGCTCATAGGCGGCATACCGTTCCCTTTGACTTAAGCCCCGCAGGGACACCCCCGCCTCCTTAAACAGGCACGCCCGCAAGACACCATCGGCGGACAAGCGCCAGCGCGAGCAGTGGCCACAAAAGGGTTGCGATTCTGAAGCGATAAAGCCAATCTGGCCGCCACAGGCCGTCTC is a window of Thermosynechococcus vestitus BP-1 DNA encoding:
- a CDS encoding LysR family transcriptional regulator; its protein translation is MRLDQLQSFLAVVETGSFQAAARRCGVTQPTITRQIQALENSLGIQLLHRSNRAKLTVAGDLFFRRAHRICQEWQAASAELKAMGNGQQQELCIAAIHSICRYFLPTLLPRFRQAFPQMQLRLTALGSDRALKVLQDGLVDLAIVMGDRHFLKQPEWVIEPLYTEPVQVLMAAEHPLAVNERLTWEELARFPHVVFKDGYGMRRLVAEEFSRRGLSWQPALELNTPDAFIAVIRESEMVALLPHSALKQACHDPTLAIRDLVTPPPPRQVLAITTRDRLHLPPVTQLLTLIRQQAAHESSLS
- a CDS encoding molybdenum cofactor biosynthesis protein MoaE, with protein sequence MLIKQFSLTHTPLEPAQLCQPLASFSAGAFVSFEGWVRNHNHGKIVTALEYEVYPALALKEGEQIVAEAIEKFDLLGAIASHRYGRLTLGEIAVWVGVTAPHRKQAFAGAAYIIDEIKHRLPIWKKEYYLDEPASWVYCREHHCDSPF
- a CDS encoding MoaD/ThiS family protein, which gives rise to MSDAPKTPKTIYLRYFAQLREQSEREQEERVTTAQTYGELYQELKIQYGFTLDLAQIKVAANDRFVALDQPLRAGDEVVFIPPVAGG
- the moaC gene encoding cyclic pyranopterin monophosphate synthase MoaC, producing MLSHINENQQPQMVDISEKAVSDRRAVAEALIELPPVFQAYVQGGDLFLKKGPVVQTAIIAGTMAVKRTAEVIPFCHPLPITSCRFETDIESQESGLRIRLRCEVKTCDRTGVEMESLHGVAIAALTIYDMAKALSPHIVIREVRLLAKSGGKKTLGQYPLYGLVLTGGQSQRMGQAKALLDYYGEPHAQYLYNLLAQSCEQVFLSAQPNQWQGTPLADLPTLPDILPQIGPIAGILTALRAYPQVNWLVVACDLPYLTTETLAPLLHHYREDVVATCYHHPQEGFPEPLCAIYTPQALPVFEAAYAEGIYCPVKILQRSPCQRIAPPQPTITANINTPEEYHEALHHVRRP